One window of the Torulaspora delbrueckii CBS 1146 chromosome 6, complete genome genome contains the following:
- the ARP10 gene encoding Arp10p (similar to Saccharomyces cerevisiae ARP10 (YDR106W); ancestral locus Anc_8.251), with amino-acid sequence MDDCLVIVTGPGGYEIGLADQFDSLRELNTSSEGNLSGEELFKSVREYLNELLITTTGDTQVLFIEDIVCPMSEKREFCEVFIKSLGCSSITFIPNALLCCISTSISDAMVLNVGAKYASCTPIIGLRIVDRSIMLSKRSERWLNNTFREKGSSKEAIIDLITDAGHPATYDDDDLPLGLLIRKVMLSLKIDTRRLISRNIILSGLMRDDDPFQTNLLQTLGLSSENLKSVNLWQAVLSNAEYLLNESVMGELRFTHDMFNEPLCEVPDWHELKYVKNFTNVGNFTI; translated from the coding sequence ATGGATGATTGTCTGGTAATTGTCACAGGTCCAGGTGGCTATGAGATTGGGCTAGCCGATCAGTTTGATTCATTGAGAGAGCTCAATACGTCTTCAGAGGGCAACTTAAGCGGTGAAGAGCTCTTTAAATCCGTTAGAGAATACCTAAATGAGCTGCTGATTACCACCACAGGGGATACTCAAGTGCTGTTTATTGAAGATATTGTGTGCCCAATGTCAGAGAAAAGAGAGTTCTGTGAGGTTTTCATAAAGAGTCTAGGGTGCTCTAGTATTACGTTTATACCGAACGCTTTATTGTGCTGTATCTCGACCTCCATCAGCGATGCGATGGTACTCAACGTTGGAGCTAAATATGCATCCTGCACGCCTATAATCGGTCTGAGGATAGTTGACAGATCTATTATGTTGTCTAAGCGGTCAGAAAGATGGTTGAACAACACTTTCAGAGAGAAGGGATCAAGCAAGGAAGCGATTATTGACCTTATCACTGATGCCGGGCATCCAGCAACATacgacgatgatgatttgcCGCTTGGGCTATTGATTAGAAAGGTTATGCTTTCTTTAAAAATTGACACAAGACGACTGATCAGTCGCAACATCATTCTTTCCGGTTTGATGAGAGACGATGATCCCTTTCAGACGAATCtgcttcaaactcttgGGCTGAGCAGCGAAAATCTTAAGAGCGTTAACCTTTGGCAGGCTGTTTTGTCCAATGCAGAATATCTGCTGAACGAAAGTGTTATGGGAGAACTGCGATTTACACATGACATGTTCAATGAACCACTTTGCGAAGTGCCCGATTGGCATGAACTGAAATACGTTAAGAACTTTACAAATGTTGGCAATTTTACAATTTGA
- the ISC10 gene encoding Isc10p (similar to Saccharomyces cerevisiae ISC10 (YER180C); ancestral locus Anc_8.252), which translates to MHHSAAFEWQQNLASPAKNGKGARPASQSQVEFIKLRNPNLASKGQNKLWAKKLNGHATPVVQPLKRPEPVLTHTRRSRRLQLSNHSIRGLGEINNDFIPPSPSLQRTLALAPADPMDGPKVLRLADGVEVFMSDTSDSGTENFDCQPFFHAHDYESRLEKDDYESIINKMIQGEMNNKHPLYQRELEFQQLQKMVGKSDYVMYYIFGIDKMGFFKLRSERNAFLENVCDTYTHPLRYGESKSSSSSDRTDGEDNDSQVDEELNANHSSHSLV; encoded by the coding sequence ATGCATCATTCCGCTGCATTTGAATGGCAACAGAATCTCGCATCTCCAGCTAAAAATGGCAAAGGTGCTAGGCCAGCTTCCCAGAGCCAGGTAGAGTTCATTAAGCTGAGGAACCCGAATCTTGCCTCCAAGGGACAAAATAAACTATGGGCTAAAAAACTGAACGGCCACGCGACCCCTGTTGTTCAGCCACTGAAAAGACCAGAGCCAGTTTTAACACATACCAGACGTTCCCGTCGCTTGCAATTGAGCAATCATAGTATAAGAGGGCTAGGTGAGATAAATAACGATTTTATTCCTCCATCACCTTCGCTACAGCGTACTTTAGCTCTAGCCCCGGCAGATCCTATGGATGGGCCCAAGGTCTTGAGGTTGGCCGATGGAGTAGAGGTATTCATGTCCGATACGTCAGATTCTGGCACGGAAAACTTTGACTGTCAGCCATTCTTCCATGCTCATGATTATGAAAGTCGCTTGGAGAAGGATGACTATGAGTCAATCATTAATAAGATGATTCAAGGTGAAATGAACAATAAACATCCTCTatatcaaagagaattggAGTTTCAACAGCTGCAAAAAATGGTGGGTAAAAGCGATTATGTTATGTACTACATCTTTGGGATTGATAAGATgggatttttcaaactgaGAAGCGAACGAAATGCATTTCTGGAGAATGTATGTGATACTTATACGCATCCGTTGAGATATGGCGAAAGCAAAAGTTCAAGCTCGAGCGATCGAACAGATGGTGAAGATAATGACTCTCAAGTAGATGAAGAGCTAAACGCTAACCATTCATCTCATTCTTTAGTGTGA
- the SLO1 gene encoding Slo1p (similar to Saccharomyces cerevisiae SLO1 (YER180C-A); ancestral locus Anc_8.253) — protein sequence MSSTDGIAVGEETNKDLPSSSNDLPKDEPTADSLHNKDKQTNQQTELINETRLLRDTLDLLWNQTTEQRNLCQQLEQENEYLQEYISNLMTTSNVLDK from the coding sequence ATGTCAAGTACTGATGGCATTGCTGTAGGAGAAGAAACGAATAAGGATTtgccttcatcatcgaatGATCTGCCCAAAGATGAGCCTACAGCTGACAGTTTACACAATAAGGATAAGCAAACAAATCAACAGACGGAATTGATCAACGAGACGAGATTGTTAAGGGATACTTTAGATCTTTTATGGAACCAAACTACGGAACAAAGAAATTTATGCCAACAGTTGGAACAGGAAAATGAATACCTCCAGGAATACATCAGTAATTTAATGACAACTAGTAATGTACTGGACAAGTGA
- the TMN2 gene encoding Tmn2p (similar to Saccharomyces cerevisiae YDR107C and EMP70 (YLR083C); ancestral locus Anc_8.254) yields MHFFFTALSLLWAVSRASFLPGISPTNYDAKSEIALYVNHLTPSRHFQHKDKDGNNIKSDKEHYLYSYDYYNSKLHFCKPENVIEQAESLGSVLFGDRLYNSPFKLNMLEDKSCVSLCKSVIPGEDAAFINKLIKNGFLHNWLVDGLPAGTLINNERESSAHITNGFPLGSVEIMQGVHNGAMATPREETGISAHGSNVVVNLELPHLNNHYDITIQYHEPEAGKYRIVGVEVEPKSIKQTSNSCEFTGEQISLSEDQDNEVLYTYSVRYVRFSHTWATRWDNYRFSYDTTVQWFSLISCVIVVIGLSSVVLHMLLRALKSDFARYNELNLDDEFHEESGWKLSHGDVFRMPNKSLLLSVLVGSGVQLLLLAVGGIVIAAIAFNNAGSREVLPTIFFVLYALFGFVGSYASMGVYRFFKGPYPKVNMILTPFLIPGLILLTIISLNFFLLIAHSSDAIPFSALFAVVLLWLIISVPLSLAGSLTAIKTCSWDQHPTKTNQIARQIPFQPWYLKTLPAALVAGIFPFASIAVELYFIYNSLWFHQFFYMFGFSMVSLFLLVLTTALVTVMITYHSLCLENWQWQWRSFIVGGLGSAVYIFIHSIFFTEFKLRGFTTIVLYVGYSMLISILCCLTTGAVGFFSSMFLVRKIFSSVKVD; encoded by the coding sequence atgcatttttttttcacgGCCCTATCGCTTTTATGGGCGGTTTCTCGAGCATCTTTCTTGCCAGGTATCTCTCCCACCAACTACGATGCTAAGTCTGAGATTGCTTTATATGTCAATCATTTGACGCCTTCGAGACATTTCCAACATAAGGACAAGGACGGAAACAATATCAAGAGTGATAAGGAACATTATTTGTACTCCTATGACTATTACAATAGTAAGCTGCATTTTTGTAAACCTGAAAATGTCATTGAGCAGGCTGAGTCTCTGGGATCTGTTCTGTTTGGTGACAGGCTCTATAATTCGCCATTCAAGCTAAACATGCTCGAGGATAAGAGCTGTGTTTCTCTGTGCAAGAGTGTCATTCCTGGGGAAGATGCagctttcatcaataagTTGATTAAAAACGGCTTTCTACACAACTGGCTAGTTGACGGACTACCTGCTGGGACTCTTATTAACAACGAACGGGAATCTTCGGCGCATATTACGAACGGGTTCCCTTTGGGTTCAGTAGAAATCATGCAAGGAGTGCATAATGGTGCTATGGCCACCCCTCGAGAGGAGACTGGTATTTCAGCTCATGGCTCTAACGTTGTGGTCAACCTTGAGCTGCCTCATTTGAATAATCATTATGATATTACGATCCAGTACCATGAACCAGAGGCTGGCAAGTATCGTATAGTTGGGGTTGAAGTTGAACCTAAATCAATCAAACAAACCTCCAATTCATGCGAATTTACAGGCGAGCAAATTAGTTTATCGGAAGATCAAGATAACGAGGTCTTGTACACTTACTCTGTGAGGTACGTAAGATTTAGTCATACTTGGGCGACCAGATGGGATAACTATAGATTTTCTTATGACACAACTGTACAatggttttctttgataagttGCGTGATAGTAGTTATTGGATTGTCTTCTGTGGTATTGCACATGTTGTTACGCGCATTGAAGAGTGATTTTGCTCGTTATAACGAGCTCAACCTGGATGACGAGTTTCATGAAGAGTCGGGATGGAAACTAAGTCATGGTGATGTTTTCCGTATGCCTAATAAATCCCTGTTGCTTTCTGTGCTGGTGGGATCCGGTGTacagcttcttttgctgGCCGTAGGCGGTATTGTGATAGCAGCCATTGCTTTCAACAACGCAGGCTCTAGAGAGGTGTTGCCAACGATATTTTTTGTCCTATACGCATTGTTTGGCTTTGTGGGCTCTTACGCATCTATGGGGGTCTACAGGTTTTTCAAAGGTCCCTATCCAAAAGTCAATATGATATTAACACCTTTTTTGATTCCAGGTCTGATCCTTCTAACAATCATctcattgaattttttcCTTCTAATCGCGCATTCATCTGACGCAATTCCCTTTAGCGCTCTGTTTGCCGTTGTATTACTTTGGCTCATCATATCCGTTCCATTGTCACTTGCTGGATCATTGACTGCAATTAAGACTTGTTCCTGGGATCAGCATCCAACGAAGACCAATCAAATTGCGAGACAAATTCCATTCCAACCTTGGTATTTGAAGACACTCCCAGCAGCCTTAGTAGCGGGTATCTTTCCATTTGCTTCGATTGCAGTAGAACTGTACTTCATTTACAATAGCTTGTGGTTTCATCAGTTTTTCTACATGTTTGGCTTCTCAATGGTCTCTCTGTTTCTGCTAGTATTGACTACAGCTCTGGTGACGGTCATGATAACCTACCATTCATTATGTTTGGAAAATTGGCAATGGCAATGGAGATCATTTATTGTTGGAGGTTTGGGGAGCGCCGTGTATATTTTCATCCActcaattttcttcactgAGTTTAAGTTACGTGGTTTCACCACCATAGTGCTTTACGTCGGCTACAGCATGCTGATATCGATACTATGCTGTCTCACCACGGGTGCTGTCGGCTTTTTCAGCAGCATGTTCCTTGTTCGGAAGATTTTCTCATCTGTGAAAGTAGATTGA